In Nostoc sp. GT001, a genomic segment contains:
- a CDS encoding UPF0175 family protein, whose product MSVIISDETLNACGMTATEFKQEIALLLFQSGKLPVGHASKLAQMDKVRFRQLLKERQIPLYSYDIEDFELDLKNLRELGRL is encoded by the coding sequence ATGAGCGTCATTATATCGGATGAAACCTTAAATGCCTGTGGAATGACCGCAACCGAATTCAAACAGGAAATTGCATTGCTATTGTTTCAGTCTGGTAAATTGCCTGTAGGACACGCCAGCAAGTTAGCCCAAATGGATAAAGTACGGTTTCGACAACTGCTCAAAGAACGCCAAATTCCGCTTTATTCTTATGACATAGAAGATTTTGAACTAGATTTAAAAAACTTGCGGGAGTTAGGCAGGTTGTGA
- a CDS encoding DUF3368 domain-containing protein, with amino-acid sequence MIVISDTSPITSLAAISQLDLLRQLYNKILIPEAVYKELTGTPVPVPGSIEVQTLKWIEIRQVTNRSLVATLLGQQLDEGECEAITLAIELKAELLIIDERRGRAEADSLGLRITGLLGVLIEAKQKGFILAVKPLLDELIATAEFRVADALYARILHIVAE; translated from the coding sequence GTGATTGTAATTAGTGATACCTCGCCAATCACCAGCTTGGCTGCAATAAGTCAATTAGACTTACTCAGGCAACTGTATAATAAAATCCTGATTCCAGAAGCTGTTTATAAAGAACTGACAGGTACACCTGTACCTGTACCTGGTTCAATCGAAGTACAAACGTTGAAATGGATTGAGATACGCCAAGTAACAAATCGCTCCCTAGTCGCAACCCTTTTGGGACAGCAATTGGATGAAGGTGAGTGTGAAGCAATTACACTTGCTATTGAACTCAAGGCAGAATTGCTAATTATTGATGAACGTCGAGGCAGAGCAGAAGCTGATAGTTTAGGATTGCGGATTACAGGGTTGTTAGGTGTTCTGATTGAAGCCAAACAAAAGGGATTTATTTTAGCTGTTAAACCTCTACTTGATGAGCTAATTGCTACCGCCGAGTTTAGAGTTGCTGATGCTCTCTACGCCCGTATTCTACATATTGTGGCAGAGTAA
- a CDS encoding Uma2 family endonuclease, whose translation MTSSPHYIPQFDPPLPPWETLPTMYDLPSDNPEEPGLPDDFHFLQPLLLYLTFQPINWNPELVYSAADLNLYYDLQHPLWYKRPDWFGVVGVEKLYKGQDLRLSYVTWQEPANPFVVVELLSPGTEDEDLGTRRENAAEKPPSKWEVYERILRIPYYVVFSRYTNELRAFQLVGGHYEPMNLTNGYLLMPEIDLSLGLWQGSFRDIERLWLRWFTLAGELIPAPTEEAAAATQRAIIAEQEATEAKQEAAQAKRKAEQLAERLRQLGVNPDELDEFL comes from the coding sequence ATGACTTCTTCTCCCCATTACATCCCTCAATTTGACCCGCCGCTTCCTCCTTGGGAAACTCTACCAACGATGTATGATTTACCAAGTGACAACCCAGAGGAACCAGGTTTGCCAGACGATTTCCACTTTTTACAACCCTTACTTTTATACTTAACTTTTCAACCCATTAACTGGAATCCCGAACTAGTTTACAGTGCGGCTGATCTTAATCTCTACTATGATTTACAGCATCCTTTGTGGTATAAACGCCCAGATTGGTTTGGTGTGGTAGGCGTAGAAAAGTTATACAAGGGGCAGGATTTACGCTTAAGTTATGTAACTTGGCAAGAACCAGCAAATCCCTTTGTAGTTGTTGAGTTATTATCTCCAGGTACGGAAGACGAAGATTTAGGCACAAGAAGAGAAAATGCAGCAGAGAAACCTCCTAGCAAATGGGAAGTTTATGAGCGTATTTTGCGGATTCCTTACTATGTTGTTTTTAGTCGTTACACTAATGAACTTCGGGCTTTTCAGTTAGTCGGCGGTCACTATGAACCGATGAACTTGACTAATGGATACCTACTAATGCCAGAGATAGATTTAAGTTTAGGCTTATGGCAGGGTTCATTTCGAGATATAGAAAGGTTGTGGTTAAGGTGGTTCACCTTGGCGGGAGAATTAATTCCCGCACCCACAGAGGAAGCGGCGGCTGCAACTCAACGAGCTATTATTGCAGAACAAGAAGCTACAGAAGCTAAACAAGAAGCAGCTCAAGCCAAACGAAAAGCAGAACAATTAGCAGAACGTTTGCGTCAGTTAGGTGTGAATCCTGATGAACTGGATGAATTCTTGTAA
- a CDS encoding DUF3365 domain-containing protein → MLKNLNLKQKFTILLLVILTFGLSLSGFTLSSLLRENAKQDVSSTGLMLIQTMSSVRKYTSTQVNPKLVDKLATEFLPQTVPGYSAREVFEILRETTDYRDFFYKEATLNPTNLRDKADGFETEIVKQFRNKPDLKEVSGFRSIPGGDIFYIARPLAVSEQSCLVCHSVPEAAPQSMISLYGAANGFGWKLNEIVGAQIISVPAKNVISKANQSSLVIILIVSAIFIATILLVNLFLNRQVVIPLKRMTRIAEEVSTGHMEVEFEQMSNDEIGNLAKAFKRMQLSLEMAMKRIKRTQGGTSDYNNS, encoded by the coding sequence ATGCTAAAGAATCTCAATTTGAAACAAAAATTTACAATTCTGCTACTGGTAATTTTGACATTTGGTCTGAGCTTGAGTGGATTTACTCTTTCTTCTCTACTGAGGGAGAATGCCAAACAAGATGTTAGCTCAACTGGTCTCATGCTGATCCAAACAATGAGTTCTGTTCGTAAATACACCAGTACTCAAGTGAATCCAAAGCTAGTTGATAAATTGGCTACTGAATTTTTGCCGCAAACTGTGCCTGGATACTCAGCACGAGAGGTGTTTGAAATTTTACGGGAAACAACAGACTACCGTGATTTCTTTTATAAAGAAGCAACTCTCAATCCCACAAATCTTCGGGATAAGGCTGACGGTTTTGAGACGGAAATTGTAAAACAGTTCAGAAATAAACCAGACCTTAAAGAAGTTAGTGGATTTCGTTCAATTCCTGGAGGGGATATCTTTTATATTGCTCGTCCCTTAGCAGTTTCTGAACAAAGTTGTCTGGTCTGTCATAGTGTACCTGAAGCTGCACCTCAAAGTATGATTAGTCTTTATGGTGCTGCTAATGGATTTGGGTGGAAGCTTAATGAAATTGTTGGCGCTCAGATTATATCAGTACCTGCAAAGAATGTCATCAGCAAAGCCAATCAGTCTTCCTTAGTAATTATCTTGATTGTATCAGCTATATTTATAGCCACTATTCTGTTAGTCAACTTGTTCTTGAATCGACAAGTTGTGATTCCTCTCAAACGCATGACTCGCATAGCCGAAGAAGTTAGTACGGGACATATGGAAGTTGAATTTGAGCAGATGTCTAATGATGAAATTGGTAATTTAGCTAAAGCCTTTAAACGGATGCAGTTAAGTTTAGAAATGGCAATGAAAAGAATCAAACGTACTCAAGGAGGTACAAGCGATTACAATAATTCGTAA
- a CDS encoding serine/threonine-protein kinase gives MVWNAGKSLFGGRYIIEGQLGEGGIGITYLARNQRNQQRVIKTLKEEILNHPAWILHRNKLRQDFRDEAVRLAVCHHPHIVQIETIFDEGNLPCMVMDYIEGEDLAQRLRRIGVLSEAEALLYIRQIGDALTLIHSKGLLHRDLKPRNIMIRIDKLEAVLIDFGIAREFVPNMIQRHTVYRTPGFAPPEQYESEAPRGEYIDIYALAATLYNLLTAVVPTSADDRRHNINLEPPQYFNPNISNRVNQAIMCGMDLESTYRPQSVQEWLDLLGPDTGEDITKISSTLVITPRVKLTIPVPVVLDRQNWQCIQTLKGHSSMVHAIAISPDGQFIASGSNDKTIKLWQVGTGKLVRQLGRWSSSHSSMVHSVAFSPISSNLSYQGESGKSAGVADLNRGILASGSWDNTIKLWDVKTGKEIRTLTGHANWVNSVTFSPDGKFLASGSADCTIKLWQVHTGIEIQTFTGHSDPVSSVAYSPRTLATNSQDRQLVASGSNDYTIKLWQIYTGRNIYTLTGHSFFVNCIAFSKNGEIIASGSGDNTIKLWHVNTGREIRTLTGHSDSVWSVAFSQDGQFLASGSWDNTIKLWHIHSGTEISTLTGHSNYVRCVAFSPDGQTLVSGSDDDTIKIWRRG, from the coding sequence ATGGTGTGGAATGCAGGAAAGTCTTTATTCGGGGGACGCTACATTATTGAAGGCCAATTAGGTGAAGGCGGAATTGGCATTACTTATCTTGCCAGAAATCAACGAAATCAACAGCGAGTGATTAAAACCCTCAAAGAAGAAATCCTGAATCACCCCGCCTGGATACTCCACCGAAACAAGTTACGGCAAGACTTTCGTGATGAAGCAGTTCGGCTGGCTGTGTGCCACCATCCTCATATAGTACAGATAGAAACCATCTTTGATGAGGGGAATTTGCCCTGCATGGTGATGGATTACATCGAAGGGGAAGACTTAGCACAGCGCTTGAGGCGAATAGGGGTGCTATCAGAGGCAGAAGCACTACTGTACATCCGGCAAATTGGCGATGCTTTGACCCTAATCCATTCTAAAGGACTGTTGCATCGGGATCTCAAACCACGCAACATAATGATCCGCATTGATAAATTAGAAGCAGTGCTGATAGACTTTGGCATCGCTAGAGAATTTGTTCCTAATATGATCCAAAGGCATACAGTGTATCGTACTCCTGGTTTTGCCCCACCTGAACAGTATGAATCAGAAGCGCCGCGAGGAGAATACATTGATATTTACGCCCTAGCCGCTACTTTGTATAACTTGCTTACCGCAGTTGTACCAACTAGTGCAGATGATAGACGTCACAATATTAATTTAGAACCACCACAATATTTTAATCCCAACATCAGCAACAGGGTAAATCAGGCTATTATGTGCGGCATGGATCTGGAGTCAACGTATCGTCCCCAGTCTGTGCAGGAGTGGTTAGATTTATTGGGCCCTGATACTGGGGAAGATATAACTAAAATATCATCTACTCTAGTGATAACACCTAGAGTGAAATTAACTATACCTGTACCTGTTGTATTAGATCGGCAGAACTGGCAATGTATACAGACCCTCAAAGGTCATTCTAGTATGGTTCATGCGATCGCCATTAGCCCAGACGGACAATTTATTGCTAGTGGCAGTAATGACAAGACCATCAAACTTTGGCAAGTCGGTACTGGTAAGTTAGTGCGTCAACTGGGTCGTTGGTCTTCTAGTCATTCCAGTATGGTTCATTCCGTCGCCTTTAGCCCAATCTCTTCAAACCTTTCTTATCAAGGCGAATCCGGCAAATCTGCGGGAGTTGCAGACCTGAACCGAGGAATCTTAGCTAGCGGGAGTTGGGATAATACAATCAAATTGTGGGATGTCAAGACGGGTAAAGAAATTCGCACTCTCACTGGTCATGCTAATTGGGTGAATTCCGTTACTTTTAGTCCAGATGGCAAGTTTCTAGCTAGTGGCAGTGCTGACTGCACAATTAAACTGTGGCAGGTACACACAGGCATAGAAATCCAAACTTTCACAGGTCATTCCGACCCAGTTTCGTCAGTTGCTTACTCTCCAAGAACGCTTGCAACCAATAGCCAGGATAGACAACTAGTGGCTAGTGGCAGTAATGATTACACCATTAAACTGTGGCAAATATACACAGGTAGAAACATTTACACACTCACAGGCCATTCTTTCTTTGTCAACTGTATCGCCTTCAGCAAAAATGGGGAAATTATCGCTAGTGGCAGTGGTGACAACACGATTAAACTGTGGCATGTAAATACAGGCAGAGAAATTCGTACTCTCACAGGTCATTCTGATTCAGTTTGGTCAGTCGCCTTTAGTCAGGATGGACAATTTCTCGCTAGTGGCAGTTGGGACAACACTATCAAACTGTGGCACATACACAGTGGTACAGAAATCAGTACACTTACAGGGCATTCCAACTATGTTAGATGCGTTGCCTTTAGTCCCGATGGCCAAACCCTAGTTAGCGGTAGTGATGACGACACTATTAAAATTTGGCGAAGGGGGTAG
- a CDS encoding peptidoglycan-binding protein, producing MWCGFGKSSATFAVTCLMTASLVIADTGFAAPQKSYTPQQFREVLRGLGYNVKVTNTALTDEETKKAIREFQTGYKLKPVDGIAGPKTQDFAANIVQILHRNLNAVVKPNPPLPRDHFYGSRTEEVVKEYQKKYQLQETGIANLALRQKLNEEAKTLFSQPTTKPTTKPTAKPTAKPTATPTATPTATPTATPTATPTATPTATPTATPTATPTATPTATPTATPTATPTATPTATPTATP from the coding sequence ATGTGGTGTGGGTTTGGAAAATCAAGCGCAACCTTTGCTGTTACTTGCCTGATGACTGCTAGTTTGGTAATTGCAGACACAGGTTTTGCAGCCCCTCAAAAAAGTTATACGCCCCAGCAATTCCGTGAGGTATTGCGGGGATTAGGCTATAACGTCAAGGTAACAAATACTGCTTTGACGGATGAGGAAACTAAAAAGGCAATTCGAGAATTTCAGACTGGTTATAAGCTAAAACCAGTTGATGGCATTGCAGGGCCAAAAACCCAAGATTTTGCTGCTAACATCGTTCAAATTCTGCACAGAAATTTGAATGCAGTGGTAAAACCAAATCCTCCCTTGCCGCGCGATCATTTTTATGGTTCCCGCACGGAAGAAGTGGTGAAGGAGTATCAGAAGAAATATCAGTTGCAAGAAACTGGAATTGCTAATTTAGCACTCCGCCAAAAGCTGAATGAAGAAGCAAAGACACTCTTCAGCCAGCCGACAACTAAACCAACAACTAAACCAACAGCTAAACCAACAGCTAAACCAACAGCGACACCAACAGCGACACCAACAGCGACACCAACAGCGACACCAACAGCGACACCGACAGCGACACCAACAGCTACACCGACAGCGACACCAACAGCTACACCGACAGCGACACCAACAGCTACACCAACAGCTACACCAACAGCTACACCAACAGCTACACCAACAGCTACACCAACAGCTACACCCTAG
- the rimP gene encoding ribosome maturation factor RimP, with translation MAHPLVPQIIDLATPVAEELGLEVVGVVFHTNQSPPVLRVDIRNPEQDTGLNDCERMSRALEASLDAAEIVPDTYVLEVSSPGISRQLVTDREFISFKGFPVIISTTPPYDGQQEWIGLLIRRDETALYLNQKGRVVEIPRSLITKVQLEERR, from the coding sequence ATGGCTCATCCTTTAGTTCCACAAATTATTGATTTGGCGACACCAGTGGCAGAAGAACTGGGTTTGGAAGTGGTTGGCGTGGTTTTTCACACCAACCAAAGTCCACCAGTGTTGCGGGTAGACATTCGCAATCCTGAGCAAGACACTGGATTGAACGATTGTGAGAGGATGAGCCGTGCTTTAGAAGCCTCCTTAGATGCTGCGGAAATCGTTCCAGATACATACGTCTTGGAAGTGTCTAGTCCTGGTATTTCGCGGCAACTGGTAACAGACAGGGAGTTTATTTCCTTTAAAGGATTTCCTGTCATTATCTCCACAACGCCCCCCTACGACGGACAACAAGAGTGGATTGGTCTGTTGATTCGTCGGGATGAGACAGCACTTTACTTAAACCAAAAAGGTCGTGTAGTCGAAATTCCCCGCTCCCTAATTACTAAGGTGCAGTTAGAGGAGCGCCGATAA
- the nusA gene encoding transcription termination factor NusA, with amino-acid sequence MSMVTLPGLKELIESISRERNLPRLAVQSAIREALLKGYERYRRAQNLERKQFDEDYFENFEVELDIEGEGFRVLSTKTIVEEVDNTDHQISLDEVQQVAPEAQLGDSVVLDVTPDQGEFGRMAAMQTKQVLAQKLRDQQRQMVQEEFQDLEGTVLQARVLRFERQSVVLAVSSGFGQPEVEAELPKREQLPNDNYRANATFKVYLKKVSQGQQRGPQLLVSRADAGLVVYLFANEVPEIEDEVVRIVAVAREAXPPSRYVGPRTKIAVDTLDRDVDPVGACIGARGSRIQVVVNELRGEKIDVIRWSPDPATYIANALSPARVDEVRLMDPESRQTHVLVAEDQLSLAIGKEGQNVRLAARLTGWKIDIKDKAKYDYAAEDTKFAAVRTKYQSEQSEEDDLEYEEEFEDENQNELEEEDSFDNNDDE; translated from the coding sequence ATGTCAATGGTTACTTTACCTGGATTAAAAGAATTAATTGAAAGTATAAGTCGCGAACGGAATTTACCCCGGCTTGCAGTTCAATCAGCTATTAGAGAAGCACTACTCAAAGGCTATGAACGCTATCGCCGCGCCCAAAATTTAGAGCGCAAACAGTTTGACGAAGATTATTTTGAAAATTTTGAAGTAGAACTCGATATTGAAGGAGAAGGATTTCGCGTTCTTTCCACCAAAACCATTGTTGAAGAAGTAGATAATACAGACCATCAAATTTCCCTAGACGAAGTTCAACAAGTCGCTCCCGAAGCGCAGTTAGGCGACTCTGTAGTGCTGGATGTTACCCCCGACCAAGGAGAATTTGGTCGGATGGCGGCGATGCAAACTAAGCAAGTATTGGCGCAAAAATTACGGGATCAACAGCGCCAGATGGTGCAAGAAGAGTTCCAAGATTTAGAAGGAACTGTTCTCCAAGCAAGAGTCCTGCGGTTTGAGCGGCAATCAGTGGTTTTGGCAGTTAGCAGCGGCTTTGGTCAGCCAGAAGTAGAAGCCGAATTACCGAAGCGGGAACAGCTGCCCAACGATAATTATCGGGCAAATGCCACCTTCAAGGTATATCTGAAAAAAGTTTCCCAAGGTCAGCAACGAGGGCCACAGTTGCTTGTGTCTCGTGCTGATGCTGGTTTGGTAGTTTATCTTTTCGCCAATGAAGTCCCAGAAATTGAAGATGAAGTTGTACGGATTGTTGCCGTAGCTAGGGAGGCAAANCCCCCTTCCCGTTATGTCGGCCCTCGGACTAAAATAGCAGTAGATACTCTCGATCGCGATGTAGACCCAGTAGGCGCTTGTATTGGAGCCAGGGGATCGCGAATTCAAGTGGTAGTCAACGAATTACGTGGTGAAAAAATAGATGTAATTCGCTGGTCGCCAGACCCAGCAACATACATTGCTAATGCCTTAAGTCCAGCACGGGTGGATGAAGTACGCCTAATGGACCCAGAATCGAGGCAAACTCACGTACTTGTAGCTGAAGATCAATTGAGTTTGGCCATTGGTAAGGAAGGGCAAAACGTCCGTTTGGCAGCCCGTCTGACTGGTTGGAAAATAGACATTAAAGACAAAGCTAAGTATGACTATGCAGCAGAGGATACTAAGTTTGCAGCCGTCAGAACAAAATATCAATCAGAGCAATCAGAAGAAGACGATCTTGAATATGAAGAAGAATTCGAGGATGAAAATCAGAACGAATTAGAAGAGGAGGATAGTTTTGACAATAACGATGATGAATAA
- a CDS encoding YlxR family protein produces the protein MKPNYRRCISCRKVGSKDEFWRIVRVFPDGKVQLDQGMGRSAYICPETSCLQAAQKKNRLGRSLHASVPEALYQSLSQRLAPSNTQNQI, from the coding sequence ATGAAACCAAATTATCGGCGCTGTATTAGTTGCCGTAAAGTAGGCTCAAAAGATGAGTTTTGGCGGATTGTCCGCGTCTTTCCCGATGGAAAGGTACAATTGGATCAGGGCATGGGGCGTTCTGCCTATATTTGTCCAGAAACGAGTTGCTTACAAGCGGCTCAAAAAAAAAATCGACTAGGGCGATCGCTACATGCATCAGTGCCAGAAGCACTGTACCAAAGCTTGTCGCAACGTCTAGCCCCCAGTAATACCCAAAACCAAATTTAG
- the infB gene encoding translation initiation factor IF-2, with product MTNGKVRIYELSKELNLDNKELLAICDQLDIAVKSHSSTISESEAENIRAAAEKLATTSVSAKKELGTTSHKPNSPPNGGRNRPAAPHKQQILEIRKPKILRNTTPNAPEASLANNTQAALSEANPPSPPRPFATPVSPLKPAAPTRPVPRTQSETQEQPPIADLEQTPNPNPAPEKIASPKPEKTVSPRPKSEKPIKPQLVAPPARPSAEEAQVVADEQPVSQADKPILKRDQRLRPAEGDREQIKPRVAKLPTDQSAPGAPQRISRPTPAPSRPEQRGNRPSAPSQLGEGQRPRPARPGEAVAAAMPIATPPRQMSGIAGKSQGLGDEPVTPDLLDLKRPSPPRPTKGGKKWVEEEIIDEVKEKAKAGVKGKRIKPILDDEFEEDLLDDDDIDSPATVQVSLSIARPPKPKATRPVQMPGATLASAPTARGRKSGSRSGSKSSGRDHHQNRRQEAETKRDRPEKVTITGPLTVQELSDVLGVADTEIVKILFLKGMAVSITQNLDIPTITLVGKELEIEVETVEREAEARKITEMVGAEDLEYLHRRPPVVTIMGHVDHGKTTLLDSIRKTKVAAGEAGGITQHIGAYHVDLEHEGKPQQIVFLDTPGHEAFTAMRARGARVTDIAVLVVAADDGVRPQTIEAISHAQAAGVPIVVAINKIDKEGAQPERVKQELTQYGLTSEDWGGETIMVPVSAIRGENLDTLLEMILLVAEVAELSANPDRTAKGTVIEAHLDKAKGAVATLLIQNGTLHVGDILVAGSAFGKVRAMVDDRSKRVDIASPSFAVEVLGLSDVPAVGDEFEVFQNEKEARALASDRADRQRLSRLLQGRVTLTTLSAQAQEGELKELNLILKGDVQGSVEAIVGALKQIPQNEVQIRMLLATAGEITETDIDLAAASNAVIIGFNTTFASGARQAADEAGVDVREYNVIYKLLEDIQDALEGLLEPELVEEPLGQTEVRAVFPVGRGAVAGCYVQSGKLVRNCKVRVRRGGKVIFEGVLDSLKRMKEDAREVNASYECGVGMDKFNDWVEGDIIESYQMVTKRRTLTLTR from the coding sequence ATGACCAACGGCAAAGTTAGAATTTATGAATTATCAAAGGAATTGAATTTGGATAACAAAGAGCTACTAGCAATTTGCGACCAGCTCGATATTGCGGTCAAAAGCCATAGCAGCACGATTTCCGAATCCGAGGCAGAAAACATCCGGGCGGCAGCAGAAAAGCTTGCAACTACGAGTGTGTCTGCCAAAAAGGAACTAGGTACAACCAGCCATAAGCCAAATTCACCACCCAACGGCGGACGTAACCGACCTGCTGCACCCCACAAACAGCAAATTTTGGAAATACGCAAACCCAAAATATTGAGAAATACTACTCCCAACGCCCCAGAGGCGTCACTTGCTAACAATACCCAAGCTGCCTTGTCTGAAGCTAATCCTCCCTCTCCTCCACGGCCTTTCGCTACACCAGTCTCACCCCTGAAACCGGCAGCACCAACTCGACCTGTGCCCCGGACTCAATCTGAGACTCAAGAGCAACCTCCGATCGCTGACTTGGAACAAACGCCTAATCCAAATCCGGCGCCGGAAAAAATAGCATCCCCAAAACCGGAAAAAACAGTTTCACCGAGACCGAAATCGGAAAAACCAATCAAACCGCAACTAGTTGCTCCTCCAGCCAGACCGAGCGCGGAAGAAGCACAGGTGGTGGCAGATGAACAGCCAGTATCTCAGGCAGATAAACCGATCCTCAAACGCGACCAACGGCTACGTCCCGCGGAAGGCGATCGCGAACAAATTAAGCCAAGAGTCGCTAAACTGCCAACCGACCAGTCCGCACCAGGTGCGCCACAAAGGATAAGTCGTCCTACCCCTGCACCCAGCAGACCAGAGCAGAGAGGCAATAGACCATCTGCACCATCACAACTAGGAGAGGGACAAAGACCCAGACCTGCACGTCCAGGTGAAGCAGTAGCAGCCGCAATGCCGATCGCTACTCCACCCAGACAGATGTCAGGCATAGCGGGCAAATCTCAAGGATTGGGTGATGAACCAGTCACACCGGATCTCCTCGATTTGAAACGCCCAAGTCCGCCTCGCCCGACCAAAGGCGGCAAAAAGTGGGTAGAAGAGGAAATCATTGACGAAGTTAAAGAGAAGGCGAAAGCTGGCGTCAAAGGCAAGCGGATCAAACCCATCCTTGATGATGAGTTTGAAGAAGATTTGCTGGATGATGACGATATAGATTCACCAGCCACAGTCCAAGTCAGCCTTTCCATCGCTCGTCCTCCGAAACCGAAAGCGACTCGACCTGTACAGATGCCAGGTGCAACCCTTGCTAGCGCCCCAACTGCAAGAGGGAGAAAATCTGGTTCTAGGTCTGGTTCCAAGTCTTCGGGTCGCGACCATCACCAAAACCGTCGCCAAGAAGCTGAGACAAAGCGCGATCGCCCCGAAAAAGTGACGATCACAGGGCCGTTGACTGTGCAAGAACTGTCTGACGTATTAGGCGTTGCCGATACAGAGATTGTCAAAATCCTGTTCCTTAAAGGTATGGCGGTGAGTATCACTCAAAATCTAGATATTCCCACAATTACCCTGGTAGGAAAAGAACTAGAAATAGAAGTCGAAACCGTCGAACGAGAAGCAGAAGCTCGCAAAATCACGGAAATGGTCGGTGCAGAAGACCTAGAATATCTCCACCGCCGTCCGCCAGTCGTGACAATTATGGGTCACGTAGACCACGGTAAAACAACTCTGCTCGACTCAATCCGCAAAACCAAAGTGGCTGCTGGCGAAGCTGGCGGTATCACTCAACACATTGGTGCATACCATGTAGATTTGGAGCATGAGGGCAAACCTCAGCAGATAGTCTTCCTGGATACTCCTGGTCACGAAGCCTTTACAGCTATGCGGGCACGAGGAGCGCGGGTAACAGACATTGCGGTGTTAGTAGTGGCTGCTGATGATGGTGTCCGTCCTCAAACCATTGAAGCCATTAGTCACGCCCAAGCTGCGGGAGTGCCAATTGTTGTGGCAATCAACAAAATTGACAAAGAAGGGGCACAGCCAGAGCGGGTTAAACAAGAACTGACCCAGTATGGTCTGACATCAGAAGACTGGGGCGGTGAGACAATCATGGTTCCCGTGAGCGCCATTAGAGGTGAAAATCTGGATACGCTCTTAGAGATGATTCTGTTGGTAGCAGAGGTTGCAGAACTATCTGCCAACCCAGATCGTACCGCCAAAGGAACTGTCATTGAAGCACATCTGGATAAAGCCAAGGGAGCAGTTGCTACCCTACTAATTCAGAATGGCACTCTGCATGTGGGAGATATTTTGGTAGCTGGCTCGGCCTTTGGTAAAGTCCGAGCGATGGTGGATGACAGAAGTAAGAGAGTCGATATTGCTTCTCCTTCCTTTGCTGTCGAGGTGTTGGGTTTAAGTGATGTGCCAGCAGTCGGTGACGAGTTCGAGGTCTTCCAGAACGAAAAAGAAGCCAGAGCACTCGCTAGCGATCGCGCAGATAGACAACGCCTATCCCGCCTCTTACAGGGACGTGTTACCCTCACAACCCTGTCGGCTCAAGCACAAGAAGGCGAGTTGAAAGAACTCAACTTGATCTTGAAAGGAGACGTACAAGGTTCGGTGGAAGCCATTGTGGGAGCGCTCAAGCAAATCCCGCAAAACGAAGTCCAAATTCGGATGCTGTTGGCTACGGCTGGGGAAATCACCGAGACAGATATCGACTTAGCAGCTGCCAGTAACGCTGTAATTATCGGCTTCAATACCACCTTTGCCAGTGGTGCTAGACAAGCCGCCGATGAAGCGGGTGTCGATGTCCGGGAATATAACGTCATCTACAAACTCCTAGAAGATATCCAAGATGCCTTGGAAGGTCTTTTGGAACCAGAGTTAGTGGAAGAACCTTTGGGTCAAACCGAAGTCCGTGCCGTCTTCCCAGTCGGTCGTGGTGCGGTTGCTGGTTGCTACGTTCAATCTGGCAAGCTAGTTCGCAACTGCAAAGTCAGAGTGCGACGCGGTGGTAAGGTGATCTTTGAAGGTGTCCTTGACTCCCTAAAACGGATGAAAGAAGATGCCCGTGAGGTCAACGCTAGCTATGAATGCGGTGTCGGTATGGATAAATTCAATGATTGGGTTGAAGGTGACATCATCGAATCCTATCAGATGGTTACGAAACGCCGCACTCTCACCTTAACGAGATAG